TTCGCCGGGCTGGGCCTCCAGTTGGTCCAGCATGAGCGCGACGATTCCGGGCTGGGAGGCGCAGGAGATTGATGTGCCGTCGGTGTCGTACTTGATGTTGACCGGCACGTTGGCGTACGCGTCTTCGAGCGAGGCGTCGGGCACGAACAGGTGCCTGGGCACGGTGCGCAGAGCGGCCTCGACGGCGGGCGTGCGGGCGTACCCGGCTTCGCGGATCTGGTCGACCAGGGCGTTGCGGAGTCGTTCGGCCTCGGCCCCGGGGGTGGCGATCGTGTCGGTATTCACCGTCCTGACGCTAGTGGTTTCCGACGTGCCCTCGGCGGGCGACGCGGTGTTGTCACTCGATCCCATGACTGCCTCTCGTGCGGTGTTGAACAGGGCGCTTTGGTCGTCCGGGCGGAGACCTGCGCGGTTGGAGTGGAAGATCACGTGGTGGGCGATGACTGCTCGCAGACCGCGCGAGAGCCCGCCCCCGGTGGCGAGGTAGGCGAGAGTCGTACCGGCCCGCTCGAAGGCGGCCACCCACTCGGCGTGCCCGTCGAGCGGGCCGTCCGTTCGGCAGAGACTGCGAGCGTCGACGGTCATCAACGTGCGCATTGCGGGTATCAGGACGGCGGCCCGCTCCGGGGTGAGGGCTTCGGTTGCTGGTCGCATCTGGGCGGCTTTCGCCCACACGTCGCCTTGCTCGAACCAGTCCAGATTGGCGGCCCGCATCAGGGAGCTGAAAAGGAGGACGGCGGTCTCCCGGCGCCCCAGTAGCCCGGGGCCGGGTTGATAGGTGAGCAGGTGCCGACTGTCCTCATGGAACAGGTCATGTGCGGCTTCCATGGCCTCCGTGCCGCCGAAGGCAGTGGTCTCCGGCTCGTAGATGCCGTAGGTCCACGATCGAACCGTGCCGTCGAAGACCAGGTCGCTCAGCAGGGACTCAACCAGCGGGGATGGCCCCGCAGCGCGGTACCGCAGTGGCCAGGGCTGCTTGTTCATGAACCACCAGCCGGTGAGCTGGCCCTCTTCCTCTGCTGCAAGCAGGATGGGGCCGAGTCGTTCGGCGATAGCGCGCTTGCCGGTCGCGCGGTCGGCGAAGGTGACGTTGTGCTGGTGCCAACGGTCCGGGGGCATGGCGGTGGTCCTTCGATCGGGGGTCAGGCGATGAGCAGGCAGGAATCCCAGGCCGATTGGGGCGGCGTGGCGGTGGCAGGTGCGAGGAGCGCCAGGGCTATACCGGCGGCACCGTTGAGGAACCCGGGCCCCACTTCCTCGTCCCGCACCAAGGCCGCGGCCGCGGTTGCCGGGTCGGTGCCCGGAGGACACACCGCGGTCAGGAGTGCCGGGATCGCCGCCTGGAGCTGGCCAGCGGTCGTGAGGTGCGCGTCGGTGCCGGTCCGGGCGGCGATGTGGGCGAGGCCGGCGAAGCCGTGGCACAGGCCGTTGTCCGTGGTCGCCTTGAGCTGAGTGCGCTCGGTGAGGGCGGCCACGAGCGCGCTCCCCGCCTCGACTTCGCGGACGGTGTCATCGAGGACGAGGGCAGCGAGCTGCTGGGCGCGGACGAGGCCAGCGGTGCCGTAGCACCATGAAGGGCGGCGCGGTGCGGAGGGGGCGAGGTGCCCCTGCCTAAGTTCGGCACGCGTGACCCAGTACGGCCAGGCAACGCCGAGGTCGGTCTTCTCCTGCCAGCGGTCCAGCCACGCCACGATGGTGCGCATGGCGTCGTGGTGTCCGCCAACGACGGTGCCGTACCGGGCGGCAAGTGCCAGCAGCGCGAGCACCCCGCCGATTCCATGCGCGAGACCGCTGTTGGCGTGCCCGCCGGGGAACCGCTCGTCAGCTCGGCCGGAAGGCCCTGTCTCCGTCCACCACCCCGGCAGAGCCTCGCCGTCGGCACTGAGCGGTTCGGCGAGGCGTGCGCAGTAGCCGAGGACCGCGTGCAGGTCGGAGCTGGACGGGTCCCGGCGGAGAAGGTAGGCCCCGTAGCCGGTGAGTCCACGGATCACGTCGAACTCCGCCAGTTGTGGCAGGTGGCCTGCATCGATACGGCGGTGCGCGGCGTCAAGGCGCGTGCGGATGTCGGTGATGATCTGCACGTCGAGGGTGTCCAAGGCGCCCTGGTAGGTACCGGGGAGGTGGTCGGCCGCGCAGGCCACGGTGTGAGCGAGGGCGGGGGCGCCGTAGAACGGGTGGCTGTCGGGTCCGCTGGTGAACGGTTGCCGGGTAGCGGCTGTGAGCCAGTCGTGGGCGCGTTGCCACGGTCCGAGGCTGCGCGCGGCCCGTTCGATGTGCAGCAGCGCAATTCCCAGGGGACCGTAGGCGAGTTGCTGCCGTTCGGTGGTTGTCGTGCGGGGACTCACGGGCGCTGTGGCGGGGTCGGCCAGGAGGTCGGCGACGGCGTCCGCCATCTTGAGCGCGAGAGGGTGGGTCACCGTGTCCTCCGGGAGATCCGGGCCAGGGCAGCGGCGCGTGTGAGATACAGGCAGATCGCTTCCTCAGGGAAGTCCACTGCCAGGTGCCGTACGAAGTGGACGTGCAGGAGCGAGGAGAGGACGTCGTCCAGGCGGATGCCCTGGGTATCCGGGCCGGGGAGATGGGGTCGGTAGGCGGCGAGCGTGGCGTCCCGGTCCGCCCATGCCGCCACGATGGCCTGTCCGCCGGGTGCGTCGCGCAGTGCCGCCCAGTGGTCGGTCGGATCGGCCAGCCGTACGGTCTCGGTGAACTGGGGACGCGGCACCGGTGCGGGCGCGGTGGGCGGAATGTTGTCGATCAGCCAGCTCATGGCGGCCTCGGTACTGCCGAGGAACGAGGTGGCGATGGCGATGGTGTGCGCGGCTACCAGGGCGCGCGGATGCGGACGCCGGGGTTGGGAGAGCTGGGTGGCGACAGCTCGCGAGTCAGCGCGGAACACGTTCTCAGCGGCATCCCAGGCGGCGCCGGAGCCCCAACGGCCCATCTCGCGGTAGGAGGTGGGAAAGCGCACGTCCGACAGCAGCCCGGCGCTGCGCAGTTCGTTGGCCCAGATGCCGACGGTGCGTGCGGTCGCGGCGAAGGCTTGGGGATCGGGCAGAGCGATGCGTACCCGGAGGTGATGGTTGGGGTCGCGGAAGCGGATGAACCACCACGGTGGACTGCCGAGTTGGTCCAGCAGGTCAGGGATGTGCTGGGTGAGGAGGGTGTCTTGACGGCGCAGGTCGCCGTACAGAGTGGCCAGCAGCAGGGATGAGACTCCGGGCGTCTGGATCTGCGCTGGGGAGAACGTGCGGGCCGGTGCGGGGGTCGGCAGGAGCGGCCACGCCGGAGGCCGCCTGGCCTTGAGCGGTACGACGACCTCGTGCGCGCGGCCGTCGCACCAGCCGTAGGCGTCGGCGTCCGGGCCCTCGACGAGGACGGCCAGGCTGGCGCGGTTGAGGTGCTCGCGCAGGAGGGTTCGGTGGGCGGCCTGGTCGAGATCGAGGAGCAGACGACGGTCCTCCTCGGCCAGGCTGACCCGCTGAGGCATCCGCCGCCGGGTCCGCCACTCCTCCAGGGCGGTGTCCCACTGGGCCTGGGGGCGGTCGCGGCGGGGCAGTTCGGCTGCTTCCAGCCGCCACCGTGCAGAGGCGAGCACCGTACGCCCGTAGCGCAGCCGGGGCAGGAACGGCATCGCGGTCGCGGCGCCCCAGTTGAACAAGGTGACCTGCGCGCACTGAGCGCGCGAGAGCTCGGTGAGGAACCGGACCAGCGGCGGGGTGTGCTCCTTGAGATTCAGCGCGTGCATTCCCACGGCCTCGATCCGCTGCCCGCGCTCAGGCGCGGCCAGATACATGCGGCGCCCGTCGCATGCCACCGCCAAGTCGTCAGGCGTGAGCACGTCGCTGCTTGCGGCACGGTGCTCCTGCACGCTGATCACGGTGGACAGAACCTGCGGAGCGCGCGTGACATGGGCGCTCGTGGCTAGCAGCGGCGGGAACGACAACTGGGCGGGGACGGTGCCGGCGTCTGCGCTCGGGAGGTCGGCCAGTTCCGCTGACAGACTCTCGCGGTCCTCAGGTGCCAGCACGCCGAGGAACCGGCCGGTCGTGACACCGACGCCACGGGACACGCTCGCAATCTCCAGCCGGAACCGCCCGCGCTGCAGTTCCTCGGTGCTCGCAGCGTGCACCCGGACACCGACCTCCAGGTGCGGCGGCACCCTTGGACGCTCGGGTCCCAGATCCATCGCCGCGATCAGCTCATCAGTGAGAACCACCTCGTCGCGGCCGTCGAGGACAGCGGCCTGCGCCAGCCGCACCAAGGTGTCGTCTCGTACAGAAAGGCGGGAGCGGCGCCCGTCGGCCGGGGCGCCCGGATACCCGTCGGGGAAACCAGTGCCGCTGTCGGCGACGACTTCGTTGAGAGGCACCATCGTGCCGATGCCGTACCGCTCGTAGAACCGCCGCTGGTACGCCTTCCACGCCGCGGTCCCGTACGGGAGGGCGCTGACCCGGGCCAGGACGCTGGCTGCACGCTCGACCTCGCGGGCAACCGCTTCAGGCAGCTCCACCTCGGCGTCCAGACGAAGGTCGAGGGCGAGAGGGTGACGGCGCAGGCGTGGGACCAGAGCCCGCATCCGCGCGGTGGCACGGGCCCGGCCGCTTCCGGAGCCACAGCCGCGCAAGTCGCTCTGTACGGCGCGGAGTTCGCGGATCATATCGGCGACCTGGGTTACGGCGTCTGCCTCCACGGCGTCCAGTTGCGCCAACAGGTAGTCCAGGGCATCGGTCTCGGTGCTCGGTGCGTGCAGGCTGGTGATCAATACCTCGTTCCGGATCAACCCCTCCACGAGCCGCTGCGCCTTTCCCTGGCCTGCTGTGGGGAAGTCCGCAGCCAGCTTGTCCGCGAGAGCACCGGTGCAGATGGGCTCTCGGGCTGCCTCCAGGACCACCTGCACCGGTTCGGTCAGGGCCACGGATGCCTCGACCGCACGCCTCCGGTCGCTTTGGGTGTCGGCCTTGTACGGCACAATCAGCCGGTCACCGCGTCTCGTCGCGGTGTTGTTGAGGACCACCGGAAGGCGCTCCAGCAGTTCGGGGCACGACTCCAGCCGTTCGACAACGGCCGTCAGCCACTCCGCGCCCGCACGACCGATGACGACGTGGTCCGGACCCCAATTCGCGCGCGCCTGCCCGCCGATGACGGCCGAGGCCACGCCAGCAAACAGGCCGAACGGAGTTGCCCGCTGTTCGGCACGCAACACGTAGCGGGCCACGGAGGAGACAGCGCGCCGCACATCACGCGCGGCCGGGGTGCTGGAGGAGCACAAGGCCCGCACCTGGGAGGCGAGGACAGGACTGGCGTGCTCCAGGGCCTCGGCAACGTCCTCCTCGGACCACAGCTCCCGCAACCATGCGAGCCGGGCCGCCGCGCCACGGGGGGAAAGGTCGTCGAGGCCGGGACACGGGGAGACAGGAAGCTCCGGCCGAGCGACCGCACGGACGAGCGCGGTCGTACCGGCATGGAACGCGGTGCTCGAAGCCATCACACTCTCCTGGTCCAGACGGGCGGCCGGTGCCTTCGCACTGCGGGTCACGAAGACACCGGCCTGGGTACCGTGCGCCTTAGGTCAGGCCACGTTGGTGGTGCAGGCGCCGCAGGTCTCGCCGCAGCCGTCGTCCGTCAGGTTGACCAGGCCGGCGGAGTCGCCTATCTCGACCAGCGTGACGTCGAGGTCGAAGCCGTCCGAGGTGGTTGCCGGGCTCGCCTTGGTGGTGTGGTTGATGTTGGGGCTCATGCCAACTCCTGTTCGTCGAGTGCGAGTTGCGAATGGTGGTACGACCAGGCGTCTACGTGCGGAGCGTATTGAGGGAGCTACGTCACGGAGGCAGTTCCCGGCCACCGACCCGAGGCGCTGTGAGGCCGATTCCTCAGGCCGCGTGCCGCCCCGATGAACCCGGCTCGAAGCAGCCAGCTCATCAGCGCGGCCGTCTATCAAGCCGCGATCTCTGCGGCTTGCTGATTGAGAACGTCCGAGATGCAGTCGGCATCGAGCGTGACGCGGACGATGTGGTGGTCCGACACGTCTTCGGGCACCTCAACCACGTCCACACCGGTCACCGCGGTCAGCAGGTCAGTAGTGCCGTAGACGCGGTCGACGCGGGAGTCCGGGCCGTGCGTCGCACAGGCGTTGACTGTCCGAGACACCGCCCTTCTGTTCCCCTGTCTCGCCGTCGCCCAGTAGCGGGCCAGGTCCTCCAAGCCAGCGGTGCGCAGCGCCTCGTCCGGGCGGGTATCCATCACCCGGGTGCCGTTCGCTCCGACGTACGAGCGATGCAGCCTGTGGGGCCTGTCGTCTATCTGCTCAAGCACCGGCAGCGCCGGGTCGCCCTCGACGCCAGGACCCGGATAGCTGTTGTTGTCTCCAGCAGCCAGGCATGGCATCCGTACGATCTCGCCCTGCGGCCCGGTCCACTTCTTGTCGGCCCAGGTCGAGACCCATTCCGACTCGGCTACCCGGTTCGTGCCGGACGCGTAGTTGAGGTGGTAGGAGACCAAGGCAAGCGGCATCGCCTCGTCACCGGCAGGCAGGTAGCGCATGACCAGTGCCGTGGGCGGCAGCACCCACATGGGGGCGGCCTTGTCCCACTCCCGCACCGGCCGGAATACGCGCGGGTCGGCGAAGATCGCGGTGCACGACTCGGGGCCGAGCCAGCCTCGCAGGCCGAGCACGTGCTCCAGCTCGTACAGGATCGCGTTGCCGTTGGCGTCCGCTCCCCACATCTCCTGACGGAACACGATGTGAGGGTTGAGGGAAACCAACAGCTCTTGTGCCTTCAGGCGCTTTGCCGGGTCGTTCCCGCCGTTGTTCTCGAAGTTCCAGGACAACAGAGTGATCTCGCTCATCGGTTCCTCTCTTCGTCGCGGCTCTGCTGTGGCATCGCTGTCCGTCCCGGTTCAGGCGGCGAGTGCAGGTTCGACGGACAGGGCACGGCGCAGCGCCGAGAGACTGAAGGTGGCGACCACCGGGGGGTGGTCGGATGCCTCGGTCACCTCATCGGTGACGATGACCTCCAGCCCCGTCAGGGCACCGGCGACCTGCGGCGTCGCATACAGCCGGTCGATCCGCTGCCTCGTGCCCTGGTCCGTGCGCCACAACGACGCGGTCGGTTCGAGGGCTCCCTCCAAGCCGAGTTCGGTCGCGGCGTAGTGCCCCAGTTCCACGAAGACGGGCGGTCGCCCCTCGAATTCGCCCGCGAGGATTTCGTCCGGCAGCGTGTCGGAGACCCGCTTGCCGTCACGCTCGATCGTGCGCGCCTCGAAGTGGGCCCGGTCCTTGATCTGGCTCCAGTCGGGCAGCGGATGCCCGTTGCTCGGCCGGTGCGGGTACGAGTTCATGTCGCCCCCGACGATCGCCGCCATGCCCGGCCGGCCCAGCGTGGCCACTCGTTTCGCCTCGCTCGCCCGCGTGGCGGGGTCGAAGGAGCACAGATGTACCGACGCCAGACTCAGCTTGTTCAGTGCGCCCTTGATTCGAACCACCGGGTTGCATACCGGGTGCCACATCCCGGTGCGGTGCTCGAAGAACTCGGTCGGCTGGCACAGGTCTCGGTCCACATAGACGCCGGTCGGGTTGGCCGACTCGGGGGTCGCGCTGGCAAGGAATGCGGCGTGGCCGCCGAGCCGGGCGGACTCCGCCCAGACCGCACGCCCACCGAACATGTCCGCACGGGTCAGCTCCTGGCGGAGGAGTACGTGCGGCTGGAGGGTGGCGAGAACGTCCATGGCCAAATGCCATCGTGCGTCGTCACCGCTGTTGGTGATGCCGTTGTGCTCAACGTTCCACGTGACCACGCGGAATGCGTCGTCCTCGGACGGCCTGGTCAAGAGGTTCTCCCTCAGGAGTTGGAGTTGTTCGGGCATGCCCAGCCCTGCGAACAGGGCGGGGCCGTCTAGGCGGCGGGCGCGAGGTCGTCGAGGTCGTCGAGGTCTATGACCGTGAAGGCTCGTAGGGTGCGTACGAGTTGCGAGGCCAGGAACCAACGCAGGTTGGGGCTGCCGTACGGCAGGGGTATGTCGTCACCTGCCAGGGCCCGCACACCGTCACTACCCCACTGGTACGGGGTGCCGATAACGCCGTAGAGCGGGGCACTCTGCACCATCAAGGCGATGTGTCCGTGCCGGACCAGGTTGGGACACAACTTGGCTGCGGCGCGCGCGTGCTTCAGACAGACCGGAGGCTGTGCAGTGCGTACGGTCGCGCTCGGCCCGGGAACGGTGCCGCTCTCCAGGAACAGGTATCCGTCGGGGGTCTTGGTCGATCCGACACAGACCTGGCAGAGGAGGTTCATCATCGTGTGCCGCTGCCGGGCAGGGTGCACTAGCCGCCACCGCGGCGAGCCCTCCGGCATCCCGTCCCGGCCTATCGACTGGGACGTCCGGGCCCACAGAGTGCCACGCACGTCCCGGTCGTCTCGGGTCTCGTCCCAGTAAGAGAGGCGGGAGCGGCCGTCGGCGCCGAAACTCGCACGCAGGGCCAGGAAAGTATCAGCCTCCTCACCCTCACGCGCAGTGATGTACGGAACCATGCGGCTGGCGGTCGCGGTCATACGGCTGCTCCCGTCGGCACGGCGGGACGGTGAGGAGCGATGATCCGGCCGTCCGGCAGCAACTCGCCGGTGTCCGCGAAGAGCAGCACACCGTTGCAGAGCAGAGTCCAGCCCAGCACGTCGTCCCGCAGGACGGTCCTGGCCGCCTCGCGGTCGGATGCCTCAGCCGCTGGGCATGGGGGGTCGTGCCGACACATGAGTGCTCTTCCTCTCGAATCTGCTCGTACGGGGTAGGGCCCCTCTTCGACGTCACAGCCCCGCGGGGGAACGGGGGGACGTCGAAGAGGGAGTCGTGGGTCTGCGCGCGGTGGAGCGGAGAAACTTGGAGATCGCGGTGTCGCTGTAGCCGTAGAAGCGACCGCGAGCCACGTCATCCTCGGCCGGTGGTGCATCGCCCCACTCGACCAGGAGGCAGACGTCGCGATCCAGCGACCAACGAAGCCGCGGCTGAATGAAGCCCGGTCGGCCTTCGAGCAGGTCGCACACTGCGAGGCCGATGAGCATGTTGTGTACGGGGAAGTAGCCACCACGGCGCGGGCCGCCGGCGGGCACCGCCAGGAACGGCATCCGGAGGGCGCGGACGGCGACGCTCTGCTCCAGCACGCAGGGATGCGCGAGCCGGGCGCGGTAGTAGTCGTAGTCGTACGCTTCCGCCGCGGGCAGGGCGGTTGCGGTCAGCAGGGTCGGAGTTCTGGCGGCAGTCGTCATGCGGCGTCCTTGAAGTGCCCGGTCCTGGACAGGAGTTCCACCAGCTCGCTGGTGACCCACCCCAAGCGGCGGAGGTGACCGAGCGCCATCCAGTAGTTGCCGGGCAGTTCCACAGAACGCAGGGTCCGGGCCCGCGCGATCAGCACGGCTGCTTCCTCGTCCTCGTCCGCGAGTCCGGCCACGGCGATGGTGACGATCTGCATGAGGGCACCGCGTAGGCGCTGGGCGAGTTCTTCGAGCTCGTCGTCCAGAGGTGCCTGGCAGTCCAGGACGCTGGCTAAGGCGTCGAAGGTCGCGTCCCAGTCGAGCGGTTCCCAGTCCCGGAGCTTGGCTACGAGGCGGACCATGGTGTCCGCCGTCGTGCTCGCGGAACCTCCACACGGCATCAACATACGGCTCCACCTGCCTCGGAGGAGTGCGAGAAGAGGCGCAGGGCACCGCCCAGGAAGGGCCCAACCACGTCGGTGCTGTGGAGCTTCACCGGCACCCGCTCGCTACGTCGCCACGGCGGCGTGTCCCAGCGTGCCCCGGCCGTCGGCGGCAGGATCATGCGAGCGGCGTCCCCCGCGGCGACTTCGACACCACCGAGTGCCGCTACGCGGTGGCCACTGCCGGCCTCGACCAGGAAGGTGCCCCTCTCGCCGCTCAGCAGGCAGGGCACTGAAAGCTCCTTCCGTTCGAGCCTGATGAGCGCCTCCATGGCCGCTCTGTACGGGATCGATACGGCGTCGAAGGAAGAGCACGACGCGAGCAAGACGGTGTGCGGGTTGGAGGTGAAGGCGTCCTCCATCTCACGCGGTTGGACCGGGTCAGAGCCGACGAAGAGCGTCCACCCCAGCAGATCGACGTACGCGTGAAACAGAGCAGACCGGTCGCGCGTTCTCGGAGGCCATAGGGAGGTCGTCATCACCGTGTCCTCCAGGAGCCGGGCAGGACCGATCGAACCCGGTGGGCTCTGCCGCGATGCTCCGGTCGCTGCTGCACCTCGGCCCTGGCTTCGGCGAGGCAACGGGCCAGCGGGACCGGGCTGGTCAGGTGGGGAGGGAATTCGTCCGACACCTCCGGCTCCTGCAACCACCCGACCGAGGAGGCGGATGCGGGGGCCGGAGCAGGAACTTGGATGGCGTGCCCGTTGCCCAGGCAGGCAGGTCGGGACACTCGCTCTGGCCACTGGGTCGCAGCGATCAGCTCGGGCCACCGCGCATCGGTGCCGCGA
The Streptomyces sp. NBC_01485 genome window above contains:
- a CDS encoding lanthionine synthetase C family protein codes for the protein MTHPLALKMADAVADLLADPATAPVSPRTTTTERQQLAYGPLGIALLHIERAARSLGPWQRAHDWLTAATRQPFTSGPDSHPFYGAPALAHTVACAADHLPGTYQGALDTLDVQIITDIRTRLDAAHRRIDAGHLPQLAEFDVIRGLTGYGAYLLRRDPSSSDLHAVLGYCARLAEPLSADGEALPGWWTETGPSGRADERFPGGHANSGLAHGIGGVLALLALAARYGTVVGGHHDAMRTIVAWLDRWQEKTDLGVAWPYWVTRAELRQGHLAPSAPRRPSWCYGTAGLVRAQQLAALVLDDTVREVEAGSALVAALTERTQLKATTDNGLCHGFAGLAHIAARTGTDAHLTTAGQLQAAIPALLTAVCPPGTDPATAAAALVRDEEVGPGFLNGAAGIALALLAPATATPPQSAWDSCLLIA
- a CDS encoding lantibiotic dehydratase — its product is MASSTAFHAGTTALVRAVARPELPVSPCPGLDDLSPRGAAARLAWLRELWSEEDVAEALEHASPVLASQVRALCSSSTPAARDVRRAVSSVARYVLRAEQRATPFGLFAGVASAVIGGQARANWGPDHVVIGRAGAEWLTAVVERLESCPELLERLPVVLNNTATRRGDRLIVPYKADTQSDRRRAVEASVALTEPVQVVLEAAREPICTGALADKLAADFPTAGQGKAQRLVEGLIRNEVLITSLHAPSTETDALDYLLAQLDAVEADAVTQVADMIRELRAVQSDLRGCGSGSGRARATARMRALVPRLRRHPLALDLRLDAEVELPEAVAREVERAASVLARVSALPYGTAAWKAYQRRFYERYGIGTMVPLNEVVADSGTGFPDGYPGAPADGRRSRLSVRDDTLVRLAQAAVLDGRDEVVLTDELIAAMDLGPERPRVPPHLEVGVRVHAASTEELQRGRFRLEIASVSRGVGVTTGRFLGVLAPEDRESLSAELADLPSADAGTVPAQLSFPPLLATSAHVTRAPQVLSTVISVQEHRAASSDVLTPDDLAVACDGRRMYLAAPERGQRIEAVGMHALNLKEHTPPLVRFLTELSRAQCAQVTLFNWGAATAMPFLPRLRYGRTVLASARWRLEAAELPRRDRPQAQWDTALEEWRTRRRMPQRVSLAEEDRRLLLDLDQAAHRTLLREHLNRASLAVLVEGPDADAYGWCDGRAHEVVVPLKARRPPAWPLLPTPAPARTFSPAQIQTPGVSSLLLATLYGDLRRQDTLLTQHIPDLLDQLGSPPWWFIRFRDPNHHLRVRIALPDPQAFAATARTVGIWANELRSAGLLSDVRFPTSYREMGRWGSGAAWDAAENVFRADSRAVATQLSQPRRPHPRALVAAHTIAIATSFLGSTEAAMSWLIDNIPPTAPAPVPRPQFTETVRLADPTDHWAALRDAPGGQAIVAAWADRDATLAAYRPHLPGPDTQGIRLDDVLSSLLHVHFVRHLAVDFPEEAICLYLTRAAALARISRRTR
- a CDS encoding DUF6415 family natural product biosynthesis protein produces the protein MVRLVAKLRDWEPLDWDATFDALASVLDCQAPLDDELEELAQRLRGALMQIVTIAVAGLADEDEEAAVLIARARTLRSVELPGNYWMALGHLRRLGWVTSELVELLSRTGHFKDAA
- a CDS encoding FxLD family lanthipeptide, which translates into the protein MSPNINHTTKASPATTSDGFDLDVTLVEIGDSAGLVNLTDDGCGETCGACTTNVA
- a CDS encoding DUF6302 family protein; this encodes MTTAARTPTLLTATALPAAEAYDYDYYRARLAHPCVLEQSVAVRALRMPFLAVPAGGPRRGGYFPVHNMLIGLAVCDLLEGRPGFIQPRLRWSLDRDVCLLVEWGDAPPAEDDVARGRFYGYSDTAISKFLRSTARRPTTPSSTSPRSPAGL
- a CDS encoding endonuclease/exonuclease/phosphatase family protein is translated as MTRPSEDDAFRVVTWNVEHNGITNSGDDARWHLAMDVLATLQPHVLLRQELTRADMFGGRAVWAESARLGGHAAFLASATPESANPTGVYVDRDLCQPTEFFEHRTGMWHPVCNPVVRIKGALNKLSLASVHLCSFDPATRASEAKRVATLGRPGMAAIVGGDMNSYPHRPSNGHPLPDWSQIKDRAHFEARTIERDGKRVSDTLPDEILAGEFEGRPPVFVELGHYAATELGLEGALEPTASLWRTDQGTRQRIDRLYATPQVAGALTGLEVIVTDEVTEASDHPPVVATFSLSALRRALSVEPALAA
- a CDS encoding endonuclease/exonuclease/phosphatase family protein → MSEITLLSWNFENNGGNDPAKRLKAQELLVSLNPHIVFRQEMWGADANGNAILYELEHVLGLRGWLGPESCTAIFADPRVFRPVREWDKAAPMWVLPPTALVMRYLPAGDEAMPLALVSYHLNYASGTNRVAESEWVSTWADKKWTGPQGEIVRMPCLAAGDNNSYPGPGVEGDPALPVLEQIDDRPHRLHRSYVGANGTRVMDTRPDEALRTAGLEDLARYWATARQGNRRAVSRTVNACATHGPDSRVDRVYGTTDLLTAVTGVDVVEVPEDVSDHHIVRVTLDADCISDVLNQQAAEIAA
- the fxlM gene encoding methyltransferase, FxLD system, with the translated sequence MPPDRWHQHNVTFADRATGKRAIAERLGPILLAAEEEGQLTGWWFMNKQPWPLRYRAAGPSPLVESLLSDLVFDGTVRSWTYGIYEPETTAFGGTEAMEAAHDLFHEDSRHLLTYQPGPGLLGRRETAVLLFSSLMRAANLDWFEQGDVWAKAAQMRPATEALTPERAAVLIPAMRTLMTVDARSLCRTDGPLDGHAEWVAAFERAGTTLAYLATGGGLSRGLRAVIAHHVIFHSNRAGLRPDDQSALFNTAREAVMGSSDNTASPAEGTSETTSVRTVNTDTIATPGAEAERLRNALVDQIREAGYARTPAVEAALRTVPRHLFVPDASLEDAYANVPVNIKYDTDGTSISCASQPGIVALMLDQLEAQPGERILELGAGTGYNAALLAHLVGEAGHVTTIDVDEDLVEGARAHLAAAGFSNVEALTRDGAVGHAEGAPYDRIIATVGAHGVPHAWLDQLAPGGRLVVPQRLKGSVSRSIAYEQRDGRWTSVGSKMNTFMPLRRGIADDDRRVIPLSTDGSVRLQAPAGQPIDAEALAGVLEQPRTEEWTGMTVRAMESPEWMELFVSCSLPSGLIRMLFPQDAKGTLLTEDPYPSSTAAVDKGAVTYLARRLSEEKTPEGGKLWEFGVIGHGPGGDELAAKVAEAIRSWDRNYRGREASFGIQRLDAPAIEQQPGLFSLDTPLNRIVVDWR
- a CDS encoding DUF5999 family protein codes for the protein MCRHDPPCPAAEASDREAARTVLRDDVLGWTLLCNGVLLFADTGELLPDGRIIAPHRPAVPTGAAV